A genomic segment from Aegilops tauschii subsp. strangulata cultivar AL8/78 chromosome 1, Aet v6.0, whole genome shotgun sequence encodes:
- the LOC109742679 gene encoding uncharacterized protein has protein sequence MLNAGDKYADTAMSNAGDKYADTDTSNAGDKYADTDMHKDISSILSAACASEEKQVMNWAKIVHPFLSAHCLWPSSKETVAPAKACEHCRTSKDFLSRIPDALPATKLSSSSKRGEFLKKKSNDLSSSHDGFGQDIDQEGDFMPEPEIIELDVMLGARKEPVSCDVGTSGIDGLSSRCRIIDTSEPSTRDHGNKHEKQHESSQHSKTSAKLRGVKGGTCCFLIVLRRLYQILYDRLQTARGLCADDLLYAEFKDKIIKLHAHCIDNSSFEDFCLQFLGPKSVELFTLDIVINRVIKQLCIIYSRDQDNSLFQFLENFGRPVLPKPVFSHQNYDQEEQEKALADTEKLPRHFERRKKRKLENSATISSAWSSSQLGAVTETHG, from the exons ATGTTGAATGCTGGAGATAAATATGCTGATACAGCCATGTCGAATGCTGGAGATAAATATGCTGATACAGACACGTCGAATGCTGGAGATAAATACGCTGATACAGACATGCACAAGGACATAAGCAGTATACTATCCGCTGCATGTGCCTCCGAAGAGAAGCAGGTGATGAATTGGGCGAAAATAGTACATCCATTTCTTTCTGCTCATTGTCTATGGCCTTCATCTAAGGAAACTGTAGCTCCCGCAAAAGCTTGTGAACATTGCCGCACCAGCAAAGATTTTCTCAGTAGAATACCTGATGCTTTGCCTGCTACTAAGCTTTCTTCATCTTCCAAG AGAGGGGAATTCCTAAAGAAAAAATCTAATGACTTGAGCTCTTCACATGATGGTTTTGGCCAAGACATTGATCAGGAGGGTGATTTCATGCCCGAACCAGAAATCATTGAGTTGGATGTCATGCTTGGTGCCAGAAAAGAACCAGTAAGTTGTGATGTTGGCACTTCCGGTATAGATGGGTTGAGCTCTCGTTGTCGTATAATCGATACTTCTGAACCTAGTACTCGTGACCATGGAAACAAACATGAGAAGCAGCATGAATCAAGTCAACACTCCAAAACATCAGCTAAACTGCGTGGTGTGAAAGGAGGCACTTGTTGTTTTCTCATTGTGCTTCGCAGGCTTTACCAG ATTTTATATGACAGACTACAAACTGCGAGAGGTTTATGCGCCGATGATCTATTATATGCAGA GTTTAAGGATAAAATCATCAAGCTACATGCCCATTGTATTGATAATTCCAGTTTTGAAGACTTCTGCCTGCAATTTCTTGGGCCAAAGTCCGTTGAACTTTTTACTCTGGATATAGTGATAAACCGAGTTATCAAGCAG TTGTGCATAATTTATTCAAGAGATCAAGACAACTCGCTCTTCCAATTCCTTGAGAACTTTGGAAGACCAGTTCTACCCAAACCTGTGTTCAGCCATCAAAAC TATGATCAAGAGGAGCAAGAGAAAGCTCTTGCCGATACCGAAAAACTTCCGCGCCATTTTGAGAGAAG GAAAAAACGCAAGTTGGAGAACAGTGCAACGATTTCCTCAGCTTGGAGTTCCTCTCAGCTCGGAGCAGTGACGGAAACTCATGGTTGA